A single genomic interval of Caretta caretta isolate rCarCar2 chromosome 23, rCarCar1.hap1, whole genome shotgun sequence harbors:
- the LOC125628084 gene encoding cytochrome P450 2A13-like, with product MDPLGAISLFLVICLSCLLLLSTWRQLQGRGEMPPGPTPLPLLGNLLQVDLSNMRKSLMKISERYGPVYTLHLGPRRVVVLCGYQAVKEALLDQAEDFGGRGKQATFDWIFRGYGVAFSNGERAKQLRRFSITWLRNFGVGKRGIEERILEETRFLLEALRGTKGLPFDPTYFLSRTVSNVISSVVFGDRFDYEDKEFLSLLYMITESFRFTATAWGQLYEMFSDTMRYLPGPQRKAFKELAGLEKFIKRKVKANQETLDPSAPRDFIDCFLVKMQQEKQNPSSEFSLKNIVLTAFTLFFAGTETVSTTLRYGFLLLLKHPEIEERIHEEIDRVIGRNRAPSMEDRIQMPYTNAVIHEFQRFCDVIPMGLARRVTRDTQFRGYTIPKGTEVYPVLGSVLYDPTQFSSPDTFDPSHFLDGDGQFKKSDAFVPFSIGKRYCFGEMLAIMELFLFLTSILQNFRFRSPVEPKDIDISPKLIGFAALPRSYEICLVPR from the exons ATGGATCCCCTAGGAGCCATCAGCCTGTTCCTGGTCATCTGCCtctcctgcctcctgctcctctcCACCTGGCGGCAACTGCAGGGCCGGGGGGAAATGCCCCCGGGGCCCACCCCGCTGCCCCTCCTCGGGAACCTGCTGCAGGTCGACCTCAGCAACATGCGCAAGTCGCTCATGAAG ATCAGCGAGCGCTACGGCCCCGTCTACACCCTCCACCTGGGCCCCCGGCGGGTGGTGGTGCTGTGCGGCTACCAGGCGGTGAAGGAGGCCCTGCTGGACCAGGCCGAGGACTTCGGCGGGCGCGGGAAACAAGCCACCTTCGACTGGATCTTCCGTGGCTACG GAGTGGCCTTCAGCAACGGGGAGAGAGCGAAGCAGCTGCGCCGATTCTCCATCACCTGGCTGAGGAACTTCGGGGTGGGGAAGCGAGGCATCGAGGAGCGGATCCTGGAGGAGACTCGTTTCCTGCTGGAAGCCTTGCGGGGCACGAAAG GTTTGCCCTTTGACCCCACCTACTTCCTGAGCCGCACGGTCTCCAACGTCATCAGCTCCGTGGTCTTCGGGGACCGGTTCGACTACGAGGACAAGGAGTTCCTCTCCCTGCTCTACATGATCACCGAGAGCTTCCGCTTCACCGCCACGGCCTGGGGGCAG CTCTACGAGATGTTCTCAGACACCATGCGCTACCTGCCCGGCCCCCAGCGCAAAGCGTTCAAGGAGCTGGCAGGGCTGGAAAAGTTCATCAAGAGGAAGGTGAAGGCGAACCAGGAGACCCTGGACCCCAGCGCTCCTCGGGATTTCATCGACTGCTTCCTGGTCAAAATGCAGCAG GAAAAGCAAAATCCTTCCTCTGAATTTTCCCTGAAGAACATTGTTCTGACGGCATTCACCTTGTTCTTCGCTGGGACAGAGACCGTCAGCACCACCCTGCGCTATGGATTCCTCCTGCTGCTGAAACACCCAGAGATCGAAG AGAGGATCCACGAGGAGATCGACCGGGTGATCGGGCGGAACCGCGCCCCGAGCATGGAGGACCGGATCCAGATGCCCTACACCAACGCCGTCATCCACGAGTTCCAGAGGTTCTGTGACGTCATCCCCATGGGCCTGGCGCGCCGGGTGACCCGGGACACCCAGTTCCGGGGATACACTATTCCCAAG GGGACGGAGGTGTACCCGGTGCTGGGATCCGTGCTGTATGACCCCACGCAATTCAGCAGCCCCGACACCTTCGACCCCAGCCATTTCCTGGATGGGGACGGCCAGTTTAAGAAGAGCGACGCCTTCGTGCCCTTCTCAATAG GGAAACGGTATTGTTTCGGGGAGATGCTGGCTATCATGGaactcttcctcttcctcaccaGCATCCTGCAAAACTTCCGCTTCCGCTCCCCCGTCGAGCCCAAAGACATCGACATCTCCCCGAAGCTGATCGGGTTCGCCGCCCTGCCCCGCAGCTACGAGATCTGTCTGGTCCCGCGCTAG